The proteins below are encoded in one region of Buteo buteo chromosome 22, bButBut1.hap1.1, whole genome shotgun sequence:
- the TMEM185A gene encoding transmembrane protein 185A isoform X1 yields the protein MNLRGLFQDFNPSKFLIYACLLLFSVLLSLRLDDKIQWSYWAVFAPIWLWKLMVIVGASVGTGVWARNPQYRAEGETCVEFKAMLIAVGIHLLLLMFEVLVCDRIERGTHFWLLVFMPLFFVSPVSVAACVWGFRHDRSLELEILCSVNILQFIFIALRLDEIIRWPWLVVCVPLWILMSFLCLVVLYYIVWSVLFLRSMDVIAEQRRTHITMAVSWMTIVVPLLTFEILLVHRLDGHNSFSFIPIFVPLWLSLITLMATTFGQKGGNHWWFGIRKDFCQFLLEIFPFLREYGNISYDLHHEDNEETEETPLPEPPKIAPMFRKKTGVVITQSPGKYVIPPPKLNIDMPD from the exons ATGAACCTGCGCGGCTTGTTCCAGGATTTCAACCCCAG caaatttcttatttatgcctgcctgctgcttttttccgTGTTACTCTCTCTACGTCTGGATGACAAAATTCAGTGGAGTTACTGGGCTGTATTTGCTCCAATATGGCTATGGAAGTTAATGGTGATTGTTGGGGCCTCAGTAGGAACAGGAGTATGGGCCCGAAACCCACAGTATCG AGCAGAAGGAGAAACCTGTGTGGAGTTCAAAGCTATGTTAATTGCAGTAGGCATCCACCTGCTACTGCTGATGTTTGAAGTTCTGGTGTGTGACAGGATCGAAAGAGGAACCCATTTCTGGCTTCTGGTCTTCATGCCATTATTCTTTGTATCCCCAGTGTCAGTTGCAGCTTGTGTGTGGGGATTCCGACATGACAGGTCTCTGGAG ctgGAAATCTTGTGTTCAGTCAATATTCTACAGTTCATATTTATTGCACTTAGACTAGACGAGATCATCAGATGGCCGTGGCTT gttgtTTGTGTTCCACTGTGGATCTTGATGTCCTTTCTGTGTCTAGTAGTGCTCTATTATATTGTATGGTCTGTTCTATTCTTGCGCTCTATGGATGTGATTGCTGAGCAAAGGAGGACACATATAACAATGGCTGTCAGCTGGATGACAATTGTAGTTCCACTGCTCACATTTGAG aTCTTACTAGTACACAGACTGGATGGgcataattctttttcttttatacccATATTTGTTCCTCTCTGGCTTTCACTGATAACTTTAATGGCAACAACATTtggacagaaaggaggaaatcaCT ggtggTTTGGAATTCGCAAAGACTTTTGCCAGTTCCTGCTTGAAATTTTCCCATTCTTACGAgaatatggaaatatttcttatgATCTTCATCATGAAGATAatgaggaaacagaagaaacaccACTGCCCGAACCACCAAAAATTGCACCAATGTTTCGAAAAAAGACTGGAGTTGTCATTACACAGAGTCCTGGAAAGTATGTGATTCCACCTCCGAAATTAAACATTGATATGCCAGATTAA
- the TMEM185A gene encoding transmembrane protein 185A isoform X2 produces MNLRGLFQDFNPSKFLIYACLLLFSVLLSLRLDDKIQWSYWAVFAPIWLWKLMVIVGASVGTGVWARNPQYRAEGETCVEFKAMLIAVGIHLLLLMFEVLVCDRIERGTHFWLLVFMPLFFVSPVSVAACVWGFRHDRSLEVVCVPLWILMSFLCLVVLYYIVWSVLFLRSMDVIAEQRRTHITMAVSWMTIVVPLLTFEILLVHRLDGHNSFSFIPIFVPLWLSLITLMATTFGQKGGNHWWFGIRKDFCQFLLEIFPFLREYGNISYDLHHEDNEETEETPLPEPPKIAPMFRKKTGVVITQSPGKYVIPPPKLNIDMPD; encoded by the exons ATGAACCTGCGCGGCTTGTTCCAGGATTTCAACCCCAG caaatttcttatttatgcctgcctgctgcttttttccgTGTTACTCTCTCTACGTCTGGATGACAAAATTCAGTGGAGTTACTGGGCTGTATTTGCTCCAATATGGCTATGGAAGTTAATGGTGATTGTTGGGGCCTCAGTAGGAACAGGAGTATGGGCCCGAAACCCACAGTATCG AGCAGAAGGAGAAACCTGTGTGGAGTTCAAAGCTATGTTAATTGCAGTAGGCATCCACCTGCTACTGCTGATGTTTGAAGTTCTGGTGTGTGACAGGATCGAAAGAGGAACCCATTTCTGGCTTCTGGTCTTCATGCCATTATTCTTTGTATCCCCAGTGTCAGTTGCAGCTTGTGTGTGGGGATTCCGACATGACAGGTCTCTGGAG gttgtTTGTGTTCCACTGTGGATCTTGATGTCCTTTCTGTGTCTAGTAGTGCTCTATTATATTGTATGGTCTGTTCTATTCTTGCGCTCTATGGATGTGATTGCTGAGCAAAGGAGGACACATATAACAATGGCTGTCAGCTGGATGACAATTGTAGTTCCACTGCTCACATTTGAG aTCTTACTAGTACACAGACTGGATGGgcataattctttttcttttatacccATATTTGTTCCTCTCTGGCTTTCACTGATAACTTTAATGGCAACAACATTtggacagaaaggaggaaatcaCT ggtggTTTGGAATTCGCAAAGACTTTTGCCAGTTCCTGCTTGAAATTTTCCCATTCTTACGAgaatatggaaatatttcttatgATCTTCATCATGAAGATAatgaggaaacagaagaaacaccACTGCCCGAACCACCAAAAATTGCACCAATGTTTCGAAAAAAGACTGGAGTTGTCATTACACAGAGTCCTGGAAAGTATGTGATTCCACCTCCGAAATTAAACATTGATATGCCAGATTAA
- the LOC142043349 gene encoding uncharacterized protein LOC142043349 — protein MGLSSETSCDSVLAKRSVLSDLNYLRPACDEASDTAFGPPTEEPCSKREHLNSPESSSRGSASPCFSFMKKLWDVIESGQFESIWWGDNGKCVVIHEEFFKEEVLARRGHLRIFESETTESFHRQLHLYGFGRRLWHFSKSGSRNDLLAEQTTGEFHFYYNPNFRRRFRYPLMKYKRSFGPKNQTPAGFSPEMDLHARCQKRKPDVELEWETTFEEESGPFTAGPRENVPTSAPRKMAPGKRRASTSARSAALTPADPAAAVGREKLNPLARSLLPQHSSPGPAAASAAAAASRGCAVPAVPNSPFPPGLAPPASPAGLAAAAALSMPRPPQGQTPPDHRCLTCTCGPNSGPAGNSLEPQPGAR, from the exons atgggGCTTTCATCGGAAACTTCATGTGATTCTGTTTTGGCCAAGAGATCTGTTTTGTCAGACTTGAATTATCTCCGTCCAGCGTGTGATGAAGCTAGTGACACTGCCTTCGGACCTCCAACAGAAGAACCCTGTTCAAAAAGAGAGCATCTGAATTCACCTGAGAGCTCTAGCAGAGGCAGTGCCTCTCCATGCTTCAGCTTTATGAAGAAGCTCTGGGATGTTATTGAAAGCGGTCAGTTTGAGTCCATTTGGTGGGGTGACAATGGAAAGTGTGTAGTGATTCATGAAGAATTTTTCAAAGAGGAAGTACTAGCAAGGAGAGGACATCTGAGAATTTTTGAAAGTGAGACCACGGAAAGCTTCCATCGTCAACTCCACCTGTACGGCTTCGGCAGAAGGCTGtggcatttttcaaaatcaggCTCACGCAATGACTTGCTAGCAGAACAAACAACTGGGGAG TTTCACTTCTACTACAACCCAAATTTTAGAAGACGTTTTCGGTATCCGCTCATGAAGTATAAGCGAAGCTTTGGTCCAAAAAATCAAACGCCAGCAGGATTTTCACCGGAAATGGATTTGCATGCACGctgccagaaaagaaaaccagatgtTGAGCTTGAGTGGGAAACCACTTTCGAGGAGGAAAGTGGTCCATTCACAGCAGGTCCAAGGGAGAACGTGCCCACCTCTGCACCCAGGAAGATGGCACCTGGCAAGCGACGTGCCTCTACATCTGCACGGAGCGCGGCTCTGACACCTGCAGACCCTGCGGCAGCGGTAGGCAGGGAGAAGCTCAACCCTCTGGCCCGCTCCCTTTTGCCGCAGCAcagcagccccggcccggctgcCGCttctgctgccgctgccgcttCACGGGGTTGCGCCGTGCCAGCCGTGCCCAACAGTCCCTTTCCACCAGGGCTGGCACCTCCCGCCTCtccagctgggctggcagcagccgcTGCTCTGTCTATGCCAAGGCCACCTCAGGGCCAAACTCCACCAGACCACCGCTGCCTGACTTGCACTTGTGGTCCAAACAGCGGACCTGCAGGCAACAGCCTTGAACCCCAACCCGGGGCACGCTAG
- the TMEM185A gene encoding transmembrane protein 185A isoform X3, with amino-acid sequence MVIVGASVGTGVWARNPQYRAEGETCVEFKAMLIAVGIHLLLLMFEVLVCDRIERGTHFWLLVFMPLFFVSPVSVAACVWGFRHDRSLELEILCSVNILQFIFIALRLDEIIRWPWLVVCVPLWILMSFLCLVVLYYIVWSVLFLRSMDVIAEQRRTHITMAVSWMTIVVPLLTFEILLVHRLDGHNSFSFIPIFVPLWLSLITLMATTFGQKGGNHWWFGIRKDFCQFLLEIFPFLREYGNISYDLHHEDNEETEETPLPEPPKIAPMFRKKTGVVITQSPGKYVIPPPKLNIDMPD; translated from the exons ATGGTGATTGTTGGGGCCTCAGTAGGAACAGGAGTATGGGCCCGAAACCCACAGTATCG AGCAGAAGGAGAAACCTGTGTGGAGTTCAAAGCTATGTTAATTGCAGTAGGCATCCACCTGCTACTGCTGATGTTTGAAGTTCTGGTGTGTGACAGGATCGAAAGAGGAACCCATTTCTGGCTTCTGGTCTTCATGCCATTATTCTTTGTATCCCCAGTGTCAGTTGCAGCTTGTGTGTGGGGATTCCGACATGACAGGTCTCTGGAG ctgGAAATCTTGTGTTCAGTCAATATTCTACAGTTCATATTTATTGCACTTAGACTAGACGAGATCATCAGATGGCCGTGGCTT gttgtTTGTGTTCCACTGTGGATCTTGATGTCCTTTCTGTGTCTAGTAGTGCTCTATTATATTGTATGGTCTGTTCTATTCTTGCGCTCTATGGATGTGATTGCTGAGCAAAGGAGGACACATATAACAATGGCTGTCAGCTGGATGACAATTGTAGTTCCACTGCTCACATTTGAG aTCTTACTAGTACACAGACTGGATGGgcataattctttttcttttatacccATATTTGTTCCTCTCTGGCTTTCACTGATAACTTTAATGGCAACAACATTtggacagaaaggaggaaatcaCT ggtggTTTGGAATTCGCAAAGACTTTTGCCAGTTCCTGCTTGAAATTTTCCCATTCTTACGAgaatatggaaatatttcttatgATCTTCATCATGAAGATAatgaggaaacagaagaaacaccACTGCCCGAACCACCAAAAATTGCACCAATGTTTCGAAAAAAGACTGGAGTTGTCATTACACAGAGTCCTGGAAAGTATGTGATTCCACCTCCGAAATTAAACATTGATATGCCAGATTAA
- the EOLA2 gene encoding protein EOLA2 yields the protein MKFGCLSFRQPYAGLVLNKVKTVETRWRPLLANYKNCTLAIHIAVKDWQDETWRAILSNRFGMTPKQVQDLLDKGERFGRGVIAGLIDIGETSLYPENLPPEKILELENKAVLSNLEQKYLTVVSNPRWLLEPIPARGRRGVWQVDIPEELIPPEA from the exons ATGAAATTTGGTTGCCTTTCCTTCCGACAGCCCTATGCGGGATTAGTTTTAAACAAGGTCAAAACAGTAGAGACTCGCTGGCGTCCTTTGCTAGCAAACTACAAGAACTGCACCCTTGCTATTCATATAGCTGTTAAGGACTGGCAAGATGAAACATGGAGAGCAATTCTTTCGAATAGGTTTGGTATGACACCAAAACAAGTGCAAGATTTGTTGGATAAAGGGGAAAGATTTGGCAGAGGAGTTATTGCAG gattaATTGACATTGGAGAGACATCACTATATCCAGAAAACTTGCCTCCTGAAAAGattctggagctggaaaacaaagctgtCCTCAGTAATCTAGAACAGAAATACTTGACTGTTGTTTCAAATCCAAGATGGCTCCTGGAACCGATTCCTGCCAGAGGGAGAAGAGGTGTGTGGCAGGTGGACATCCCCGAAGAACTGATCCCTCCAGAAGCATAG